The window CCGATGTGCGGCAGATGTTTTCCCTGTGCCATGGGCAGTTATGAAGCGAGGATAAGGCTCCAGAACCTGGTAGACGGAAAAGGCGTCGAGGCTGATCTCCTTGCCTTGAAAAGAATTGCAACGGACATGATAGAGGCCTCGTTCTGCAAAAAGGGGAAGGATACCGGCAAATTCATCCTTGACTGGATGGCGACGGATGTATACCAGGAGCATGCTGAAGGCAGGTGTCCTGATATGCAGTGCGCGAGCCTGATCGAATACCGCATCCTTCCGGAGAAGTGCACCATATGCGGTGACTGCAAGGATGTCTGCAAGAACCTGGCAATATTCGGCGAGAAGAAAAAGCCGTACAAGTCAGGCTATTTCCCGTTCGAGATACGGCAGAAGCGCTGCACCCGGTGCGGTGAATGCATCAAGGTCTGTCCGGTAGAAGCGATCGTTCTCGTTGCTGCAAATGCAAAAGAGCCTGTTGGCGTTTAGAAACTATGAGTATATTTTTTTACGGAGGTCTCAATGGCTAAGACAATTAATCTGACGATAGATAACCGGGCGGTCCAGGTCGCCGAAGGAACGAACCTCATCGATGCCGCAGCAGCGGCCGGTGTGCATATCCCGAATCTCTGCTACATGAAGGGCATGAAGGGCATCGGCGCATGCAGGCTCTGCCAGGTCGAGGTTGAGGGCATGAAGGCCCCGCTGATCGCCTGCACCTCCAGGGCGCGGGAAGGCATGGTCGTCAGGACCGACACCGACGCAGTGCAGGAGACCAGAAAGTTTGTTATCGACCTTATTCTTTCGATGCATCCCCTTGACTGCATGACCTGCACGAAGGC is drawn from Nitrospirota bacterium and contains these coding sequences:
- a CDS encoding 4Fe-4S binding protein, with the protein product MTEPIKEPKVEDIKTAAEEKACPVQKALYFVTEFLAGPMCGRCFPCAMGSYEARIRLQNLVDGKGVEADLLALKRIATDMIEASFCKKGKDTGKFILDWMATDVYQEHAEGRCPDMQCASLIEYRILPEKCTICGDCKDVCKNLAIFGEKKKPYKSGYFPFEIRQKRCTRCGECIKVCPVEAIVLVAANAKEPVGV